One window of Branchiostoma lanceolatum isolate klBraLanc5 chromosome 6, klBraLanc5.hap2, whole genome shotgun sequence genomic DNA carries:
- the LOC136436377 gene encoding cytochrome b-c1 complex subunit 8-like, whose translation MGKNFGELYKMRHIITYSISPLEQRAFAGYFSKGFPNLLRRMKNRVFRIVPQVVIGYVIYSWATNENHRSIRKGFEGEVE comes from the exons ATGGGGAAGAACTTTGGCGAGCTGTACAAGATGCGTCACATCATCACGTACAGCATCTCACCTCTGGAACAGCGAGCCTTTGCTGGCTACTTCAGTAAGGGTTTCCCCAACCTGCTGAGGAGAATGAAGAACAGAGTATTCAGAATTGTACCTC AGGTTGTGATTGGGTATGTCATCTACAGCTGGGCGACGAATGAGAATCATCGGTCCATCAGAAAGGGTTTCGAAGGAGAAGTTGAATAG
- the LOC136436379 gene encoding transmembrane protein 272-like yields the protein MRQGDSRRNLTSSEATSPFDDAVSDVSDRSSGSSVLMRMRDAYGMSRGPLDYYDKVCEVFVTTAIATVLLFVTLALPTAMFLIGIQNIHSCPIEPKIPVYLAVGGAFGMLKTLMMLWQSYEARKNESDDYVGMNDSFATRESNAGVRCFDMFVGLFLFVWFILGNYWVFKVYMPPFERPRLTPSHYCSPTVYLLAFGAICVGYSLMALIGLLLLCIVVLSRGVDDEEEDDPGDIRTLSP from the exons ATGCGGCAG GGTGACTCTAGGAGAAACTTGACGTCATCAGAGGCGACGTCACCGTTTGATGACGCGGTATCGGACGTCTCCGATAGATCATCGGGCAGCTCCGTCCTCATGCGCATGCGCGATGCGTATGGCATGTCACGTGGCCCACTAGATTACTACGACAAGGTGTGCGAAGTGTTTGTAACAACAG CCATAGCGACGGTCTTGTTGTTTGTCACACTGGCTCTACCCACAGCGATGTTTCTCATTG GTATCCAGAATATCCACAGCTGCCCCATCGAGCCGAAGATCCCTGTTTACCTGGCGGTAGGGGGCGCTTTCGGCATGTTGAAGACGCTGATGATGCTGTGGCAGAGTTACGAGGCGCGCAAGAACGAGTCGGACGACTACGTGGGCATGAACGACAGCTTCGCCACGCGCGAGTCCAACGCCGGCGTGCGGTGCTTCGACATGTTCGTGGGACTCTTCCTCTTCGTGTGGTTCATCCTGGGGAACTACTGGGTGTTCAAGGTGTACATGCCGCCTTTCGAGCGCCCCCGTTTGACGCCGAGCCATTACTGCAGCCCGACGGTGTACCTTCTCGCGTTCGGCGCGATTTGTGTCGGATATTCCCTCATGGCGCTCATCGGTCTTCTCCTGCTGTGTATCGTGGTTCTCAGTCGGGGCGTAGACGACGAAGAGGAAGACGACCCAGGCGACATCAGAACACTATCTCCATAG